A single window of Bacillota bacterium DNA harbors:
- a CDS encoding response regulator: protein MNILLVDDDADCLDGLVTVLEPAGHQCDMFTVPEKALESYQQKQYDTVITDLKMPGLSGIEVLKKVRSINPEAKVIITTGYGDAETVITALNNGVYAFFDKPIETKDLMETLEKIERDQRVKNSAPRT, encoded by the coding sequence ATGAACATCCTGCTAGTTGATGATGATGCAGATTGTTTGGACGGCCTGGTCACCGTCCTGGAACCTGCGGGGCACCAGTGTGACATGTTCACTGTCCCGGAAAAAGCATTGGAATCATATCAACAAAAGCAATACGACACGGTTATTACCGATTTGAAGATGCCCGGTTTAAGCGGGATTGAGGTATTAAAAAAGGTTCGTTCCATAAATCCCGAAGCCAAGGTTATTATCACTACCGGGTACGGAGATGCGGAGACAGTTATTACCGCCTTAAATAACGGGGTGTATGCTTTTTTTGATAAACCAATTGAAACAAAAGATTTAATGGAAACCCTGGAAAAAATTGAGCGTGATCAGCGGGTAAAAAATTCAGCACCCAGAACCTAG